A window of the Kineosporia corallincola genome harbors these coding sequences:
- a CDS encoding phosphotransferase, whose translation MPEILSGGGVNEVWRDGARVLRPAGPWTPRVHGLLRHLRAQGFTAAPAPHGLSADGREVLDFLPGDVSNYPLTPAAASSRALVSAARLLRGYHDSTVGYLPGDGWMFPPRPPAEVVCHGDFAPHNCVMDGEEVVGIIDFDTAHPGPRLWDVAYAVYRWAPLTAAEEGFGTVAEQAVRARMFCDAYGLDVAGRAALVDQAIARLHDLVAFMRAQAAAGSRAFAAHLADGHHLLYRGDAAYLERERAGFEEHLLGP comes from the coding sequence ATGCCGGAGATCCTGTCGGGTGGGGGAGTCAACGAGGTGTGGCGGGACGGGGCGAGGGTGCTGCGCCCGGCCGGCCCGTGGACACCCCGGGTGCACGGTCTGCTGAGACATCTTCGGGCGCAGGGTTTCACGGCGGCACCGGCACCGCACGGCCTGAGCGCCGACGGACGCGAGGTGCTGGACTTTCTGCCGGGCGACGTGAGCAACTACCCGCTGACGCCGGCCGCCGCCTCGTCCCGGGCGCTGGTGTCCGCCGCCCGGCTGCTGCGCGGCTACCACGACAGCACCGTGGGGTATCTGCCCGGCGACGGCTGGATGTTCCCGCCCCGGCCCCCGGCCGAGGTGGTCTGCCACGGTGACTTCGCGCCCCACAACTGCGTGATGGACGGCGAGGAGGTGGTCGGGATCATCGATTTCGACACCGCCCACCCGGGTCCGCGGCTGTGGGACGTGGCCTACGCGGTGTATCGCTGGGCCCCGCTGACCGCTGCCGAGGAGGGCTTCGGCACGGTGGCGGAGCAGGCGGTGCGGGCCCGGATGTTCTGCGACGCCTACGGTCTGGACGTCGCCGGCCGCGCCGCGCTGGTGGATCAGGCGATCGCGCGGCTGCACGACCTGGTCGCGTTCATGCGGGCCCAGGCCGCGGCCGGGTCGCGGGCCTTCGCCGCGCACCTGGCCGACGGGCATCACCTGCTGTATCGGGGGGACGCGGCCTACCTGGAACGGGAACGGGCGGGGTTCGAGGAGCATCTGCTCGGGCCCTGA
- a CDS encoding DEDD exonuclease domain-containing protein codes for MSSTAPQVPTQEALWPEELVVSGPARADAQALAEVTFVVFDLETTGGAPADGGITEIGAVKVRGGEQLGEFQTLVRPESPIPAFISMLTGITDSMVSGAPSLGAVLPSFLEFCAGSVLVAHNAPYDVGFLKAACERLEHEWPGNTVIDTVRLARQIISNDEAPNRKLHTLAALFGSPIEPDHRALHDARATVHVLHALLGRIGTLGVTTLGELRGFSAKVPESTRRKRHLADGLPTGPGVYLFRDEKDQVLYVGTSVNIRTRVRNYFTAAEQRTRMREMVARAARVTPVPCATTLEARVREIRLIAEHAPPYNRRSKTPERKPWVKLTSEAYPRLSVVREVQADGATYTGPFPSQEQAELAVAALHEAYPLRRCTPRLPKRPARNATACMLADIGRCGAPCVGGIDPQGYAEVAEQVRVAMLSDSGQVVEAALRRAGSLSEVQRYEEAAQHRDRLLSYLRGAARSQRLTPIAAVPHLVGARPAERGGWEFALVRHGRLAGTTVSPPGADPMPYVNALNLTGEVVTPREVPYPSAHPEETEIVLNWLEQPGTRLVELEGTWAWPVRGAAQARFGLPQDVHATVPPAP; via the coding sequence ATGAGCAGCACGGCACCGCAGGTCCCCACCCAGGAGGCGCTCTGGCCCGAAGAGCTCGTCGTGTCCGGCCCGGCCCGGGCCGACGCGCAGGCGCTGGCCGAGGTCACCTTCGTGGTGTTCGACCTGGAGACCACCGGCGGTGCCCCGGCCGACGGCGGCATCACCGAGATCGGCGCGGTCAAGGTGCGCGGCGGCGAGCAACTGGGCGAGTTCCAGACCCTGGTCCGGCCGGAGAGCCCGATCCCGGCGTTCATCTCGATGCTCACCGGCATCACCGACTCGATGGTGTCGGGCGCCCCGTCGCTGGGCGCGGTGCTCCCCTCGTTCCTGGAGTTCTGCGCCGGCAGCGTGCTGGTCGCCCACAACGCCCCCTACGACGTGGGTTTCCTCAAGGCCGCGTGCGAGCGGCTGGAGCACGAGTGGCCGGGCAACACGGTGATCGACACGGTGCGGCTGGCCCGGCAGATCATCAGCAACGACGAGGCGCCCAACCGCAAGCTGCACACCCTCGCCGCGCTCTTCGGCTCACCGATCGAGCCCGACCACCGGGCCCTGCACGACGCCCGGGCCACCGTGCACGTGCTGCACGCCCTGCTCGGGCGCATCGGCACCCTGGGCGTCACCACTCTCGGCGAACTGCGCGGCTTCTCCGCCAAGGTGCCTGAGAGCACGCGCCGCAAGCGGCATCTCGCCGACGGGCTGCCCACCGGCCCGGGGGTCTACCTGTTCCGCGACGAGAAGGACCAGGTGCTCTACGTCGGCACCTCGGTGAACATCCGCACCCGGGTGCGCAACTACTTCACCGCCGCCGAGCAGCGCACCCGCATGCGCGAGATGGTCGCCCGCGCCGCCCGGGTCACGCCGGTGCCCTGCGCCACCACGCTGGAGGCCCGGGTGCGCGAGATCCGGTTGATCGCCGAGCACGCGCCGCCCTACAACCGCCGCTCCAAGACCCCCGAGCGCAAGCCCTGGGTCAAGCTCACCAGCGAGGCCTACCCCCGGCTGTCGGTGGTGCGCGAGGTACAGGCCGACGGCGCCACCTACACCGGCCCGTTCCCCTCGCAGGAGCAGGCCGAGCTGGCGGTCGCGGCGCTGCACGAGGCGTACCCGCTGCGGCGCTGCACGCCCCGGCTGCCGAAACGCCCGGCCCGCAACGCCACGGCCTGCATGCTGGCCGACATCGGCCGCTGCGGTGCCCCCTGCGTCGGGGGTATCGACCCCCAGGGCTACGCCGAGGTCGCCGAGCAGGTGCGCGTGGCCATGCTGAGCGACTCCGGTCAGGTGGTCGAGGCGGCGCTGCGCCGGGCCGGTTCGCTGTCCGAGGTGCAGCGTTACGAAGAGGCGGCGCAGCACCGCGACCGGCTGCTGTCGTACCTGCGCGGCGCGGCCCGCTCCCAGCGCCTCACCCCGATCGCCGCGGTGCCGCACCTGGTGGGTGCCCGCCCGGCCGAGCGCGGCGGCTGGGAGTTCGCCCTGGTGCGGCACGGCCGGCTGGCCGGCACCACGGTCTCCCCGCCCGGCGCCGACCCCATGCCCTACGTCAACGCGCTCAATCTGACCGGCGAGGTGGTCACGCCGCGCGAGGTCCCCTATCCCTCGGCCCATCCGGAAGAGACCGAGATCGTGCTCAACTGGCTGGAGCAGCCGGGCACCCGCCTGGTCGAGCTGGAGGGCACCTGGGCCTGGCCGGTCCGCGGCGCCGCCCAGGCGAGATTCGGCCTGCCGCAAGACGTTCACGCGACCGTGCCGCCCGCCCCATGA
- a CDS encoding C40 family peptidase, protein MRSDGPKPGQPAETRIDVQHSEPRDASRGSRPLGGDASRAGEIPAVEGALRVAGPTPRNGRSFFRPRTIGNPLRLTGWRRYAGVLAPLALACSAVFAAPAATAAPAPTVDSVKKQVEKLREEADQAAEDYAETREKRKSSLVKLKAAKKDYAKQKDRVATLKEQVGLLAAESYKKGELSTLDLFLSDDPESALAQSGYLPSLSDRQAGALNSLTDAQQDLLDTQKTMQEQADEAKAAQTKMKKSKEKAEKKLASAEAQLDQLEASQRAAADVAANSGGTVSDNAGGDCSAGAAAAPSAAAKAAINFACSQLGDPYVWAAAGPNSWDCSGLTMAAYASGGVSLPHSSRLQASYGTSVSISALQPGDLVFFHSPISHVGIYLGSGMMVHAPSTGDVVKVASMWTTPSAAVRLG, encoded by the coding sequence TTGCGATCGGACGGCCCGAAACCCGGCCAGCCCGCGGAAACGCGGATTGATGTCCAGCACTCCGAACCGCGCGATGCGTCGCGCGGCTCCCGGCCTCTGGGCGGTGACGCCTCCAGAGCCGGTGAGATCCCCGCCGTCGAGGGCGCCCTGAGAGTTGCCGGCCCGACCCCGCGGAACGGTCGCTCGTTCTTCCGTCCCCGCACGATCGGCAACCCGCTCCGGCTGACCGGCTGGCGCCGCTACGCGGGCGTGCTCGCGCCGCTGGCCCTGGCCTGCTCGGCCGTCTTCGCCGCCCCGGCCGCCACCGCCGCTCCGGCCCCCACGGTCGACAGCGTCAAGAAGCAGGTCGAGAAGCTCCGTGAGGAGGCCGACCAGGCGGCTGAGGACTACGCCGAGACGCGCGAGAAGCGGAAGTCCAGCCTGGTCAAGCTGAAGGCGGCGAAGAAGGACTACGCCAAGCAGAAAGACCGGGTCGCCACGCTGAAGGAGCAGGTCGGCCTGCTCGCGGCGGAGAGCTACAAGAAGGGCGAGCTGTCCACGCTCGACCTCTTCCTCTCCGACGACCCGGAGTCGGCGCTGGCCCAGTCCGGCTACCTGCCCTCGCTGTCGGACCGTCAGGCCGGTGCGCTGAACAGCCTCACGGATGCTCAGCAGGACCTGCTCGACACCCAGAAGACGATGCAGGAACAGGCTGACGAGGCCAAGGCCGCGCAGACCAAGATGAAGAAGTCCAAGGAGAAGGCCGAGAAGAAGCTGGCTTCGGCCGAGGCTCAGCTCGACCAGCTCGAGGCCAGCCAGCGCGCGGCCGCCGACGTCGCCGCGAACAGCGGTGGCACGGTGTCCGACAACGCCGGTGGTGACTGCTCGGCCGGTGCCGCGGCGGCTCCGTCGGCGGCGGCCAAGGCGGCCATCAACTTCGCCTGCTCCCAGCTCGGCGATCCCTACGTGTGGGCCGCCGCCGGCCCCAACTCGTGGGACTGCTCGGGTCTGACCATGGCGGCCTACGCCTCCGGTGGCGTCTCGCTGCCGCACAGCTCCCGGCTCCAGGCCAGCTACGGCACCTCGGTCAGCATCTCCGCCCTCCAGCCCGGTGACCTGGTGTTCTTCCACTCGCCGATCAGCCACGTGGGCATCTACCTGGGCAGCGGCATGATGGTGCACGCGCCGTCGACCGGTGACGTGGTCAAGGTCGCCAGCATGTGGACCACCCCGTCGGCCGCGGTCCGGCTCGGCTGA
- a CDS encoding metallophosphoesterase family protein has protein sequence MRVAVLADIHGHLPALEAVLRDAERAGVDAYVINGDFLAGPLPGPTLERLVALGDRAVLVHGNCEREVLEAADGRPEQNQEQNPEQPGARAVAEYVAAALDERQRNLIRDLPLSVRLEVDGLGPVRFCHASVRSDVEMVLVDSPMTVFSEAFAGCDEPTVVLGHTHMPFDRLADRRRFVNPGSVGMPYGPGPGAHWALLGPSVQLRRSDYDVQDAARLFETEAPGYPDLAAFIAENVLTVPSDAEALAVFTEMAARL, from the coding sequence ATGCGCGTAGCGGTACTGGCCGACATCCACGGACATCTGCCCGCCCTGGAGGCGGTTCTGCGCGACGCCGAGCGGGCCGGCGTCGACGCCTACGTGATCAACGGCGACTTCCTGGCCGGCCCGCTGCCCGGCCCGACCCTGGAGCGGCTGGTCGCCCTCGGCGACCGTGCGGTGCTGGTCCACGGCAACTGCGAGCGGGAGGTGCTGGAGGCGGCCGACGGCCGGCCGGAGCAGAACCAGGAACAGAACCCGGAGCAGCCGGGGGCGCGGGCGGTCGCCGAGTACGTCGCCGCGGCCCTGGACGAGCGGCAGCGGAACCTGATCCGCGACCTGCCGCTCTCGGTGCGGCTGGAGGTCGACGGCCTCGGCCCGGTGCGGTTCTGTCACGCCAGCGTCCGCAGCGACGTCGAGATGGTGCTGGTCGACTCGCCGATGACGGTGTTCAGCGAGGCCTTCGCCGGCTGCGACGAGCCGACGGTCGTGCTCGGGCACACCCACATGCCGTTCGATCGGCTCGCCGACCGGCGGCGCTTCGTGAACCCGGGCAGCGTCGGCATGCCGTACGGCCCGGGCCCGGGCGCGCACTGGGCGCTGCTCGGGCCGTCGGTGCAGTTGCGGCGCAGCGACTACGACGTGCAGGACGCGGCCCGGCTGTTCGAGACCGAGGCGCCCGGCTATCCCGACCTGGCCGCCTTCATCGCCGAGAACGTGCTCACCGTGCCCTCCGACGCCGAGGCCCTGGCCGTGTTCACCGAGATGGCCGCCCGGCTCTGA
- a CDS encoding glycosyltransferase family 4 protein, with protein MSGRTLVITNDFPPRTGGIESFVLAMARRFPPGQVVVHTARQKGDREFDAGLDFPVVRDRSPIMLPTPAITRRSIEIARAEGCDRVWFGAAAPLGLMAPKLRAAGIERLVATTHGHEVWWAVVPGTRALMRRIGQQVDALTYLGEYTRSRVAPALDPASRQRFVQLTPGVDDRTFNPGVDGAQVREELGLGDRPVVVCVSRMVARKGQDVLVEALPLIRERVPDAALLLVGDGPYRSEVERRIDKARLREHVFVTGRVSWERIPEYFAAGDVFCMPARTRLAGFDLEGLGICYLEAAATGLPVVAGDSGGAPDAVLEGENGYVVHGTDARAVAARCAELLLDRDLAAEFGRRGREWVGEKWRWDDLALRLQGLLAGDPP; from the coding sequence GTGAGCGGACGGACGCTCGTGATCACGAACGACTTCCCGCCCCGCACGGGAGGTATCGAGTCGTTCGTGCTGGCGATGGCGCGGCGGTTCCCGCCCGGGCAGGTGGTCGTGCACACCGCGCGGCAGAAGGGCGACCGGGAGTTCGACGCCGGCCTGGACTTCCCGGTGGTCCGTGATCGTTCGCCGATCATGCTGCCGACCCCGGCCATCACCCGGCGCTCGATCGAGATCGCCCGGGCCGAGGGTTGCGACCGGGTCTGGTTCGGGGCGGCCGCGCCGCTGGGGCTGATGGCGCCGAAGCTGCGTGCCGCCGGCATCGAGCGGCTGGTCGCGACCACGCACGGGCACGAGGTGTGGTGGGCGGTCGTGCCCGGCACCCGGGCCCTGATGCGGCGGATCGGTCAGCAGGTGGACGCCCTCACCTACCTCGGCGAATACACCCGCAGCCGGGTCGCGCCCGCCCTCGACCCGGCCTCCCGCCAGCGGTTCGTGCAGCTCACCCCGGGCGTCGACGACCGCACGTTCAATCCGGGTGTGGACGGCGCCCAGGTGCGTGAGGAACTCGGCCTGGGCGATCGGCCGGTGGTGGTCTGCGTGTCCCGCATGGTCGCCCGCAAGGGGCAGGACGTGCTGGTGGAGGCGCTGCCGCTGATCCGTGAGCGGGTGCCGGACGCCGCGCTGCTGCTGGTCGGTGACGGCCCCTACCGCTCCGAGGTGGAACGCCGCATCGACAAGGCCCGGCTGCGCGAGCACGTGTTCGTCACCGGGCGGGTCTCCTGGGAGCGGATCCCGGAGTACTTCGCCGCCGGCGACGTGTTCTGCATGCCCGCCCGCACCCGCCTGGCCGGGTTCGACCTGGAGGGCCTGGGCATCTGCTACCTGGAGGCCGCGGCCACCGGGCTGCCGGTGGTGGCGGGTGACTCCGGCGGCGCGCCCGACGCCGTGCTGGAGGGCGAGAACGGTTACGTGGTGCACGGAACCGACGCCCGGGCGGTCGCGGCCCGCTGCGCCGAGCTGCTGCTCGACCGCGACCTGGCGGCCGAGTTCGGGCGCCGCGGGCGTGAGTGGGTCGGCGAGAAGTGGCGTTGGGACGACCTGGCGCTGCGGCTTCAGGGGCTGCTGGCCGGCGACCCACCCTGA
- a CDS encoding Flp family type IVb pilin, with protein MLSNLRKVTADAKDRGASAVEYGLMVAAIAAVIVAVVFGLGTIVRNTFSDTCDSLSAGVSASGGDTGGECGASAPAPTATN; from the coding sequence ATGCTCAGCAACCTCCGCAAGGTGACGGCGGACGCGAAGGACCGCGGCGCGTCCGCCGTTGAGTACGGCCTGATGGTCGCGGCGATCGCCGCTGTGATCGTCGCCGTGGTGTTCGGCCTCGGCACGATCGTCAGGAACACCTTCAGCGACACCTGCGACTCATTGTCCGCGGGCGTCAGCGCTTCTGGTGGCGACACCGGCGGCGAGTGCGGCGCCAGCGCCCCCGCGCCCACCGCCACCAACTGA
- a CDS encoding response regulator transcription factor — MTSATANLRVVLVDDHQLIREGLRRAFDRAGDIEVVGEAASVADAMSTLDRLRPDVLVTDVRLPDGDGITLTTQVRASNPTMGIVVLTMYAGDEQVFAALDAGASGFVGKDAPAEEVVAAARHAAANPRAFTARDLAGAMQRRMSAPAGPKLSPREREVLDLLVDGLAIAQIARRLYISESTAKTHVANIYEKLGAGNRAQAVMAAVRLGLVDDSKRR, encoded by the coding sequence TTGACCAGCGCAACGGCGAACCTCCGGGTTGTGCTCGTCGACGACCATCAGCTGATCCGGGAAGGCCTTCGACGGGCCTTCGACCGGGCAGGTGACATCGAGGTCGTCGGCGAGGCGGCGTCGGTCGCGGACGCCATGAGCACCCTGGACCGGCTCCGGCCGGACGTTCTGGTGACCGACGTCCGGCTGCCGGACGGTGACGGGATCACCCTGACCACCCAGGTGCGCGCGAGCAATCCGACGATGGGCATCGTGGTGCTCACCATGTACGCCGGAGACGAACAGGTTTTCGCCGCACTGGACGCCGGGGCCTCGGGTTTCGTGGGGAAGGACGCTCCGGCCGAGGAGGTCGTGGCCGCCGCCCGGCACGCCGCGGCCAACCCGCGGGCCTTCACCGCGCGCGACCTGGCCGGCGCCATGCAGCGCCGGATGAGCGCCCCGGCCGGGCCGAAACTGTCTCCGCGCGAACGGGAAGTGCTCGATCTGCTGGTCGACGGCCTGGCCATCGCACAGATCGCCCGGCGGCTGTACATCAGCGAGTCCACGGCCAAGACCCACGTGGCCAACATCTACGAGAAACTCGGTGCCGGCAACCGCGCTCAGGCGGTCATGGCAGCCGTCCGCCTCGGCCTCGTAGACGACTCCAAACGCCGCTGA
- a CDS encoding sensor histidine kinase: MWQIVTVAVLELRVKSVFLPLVIRAGIILIFASTAVALGIVAGSSIGDGGVSPREAVIPALMLFCVAALASLPLPRAVPPIIPALAETLSASVIIGGIGTSGLLFLPYLTVPLFIAGLSSGLLYGLAAAATAVVAFGGTVITSSEVDIDELNGNNSLLAWVFILVAVPAVGAWIRRLRADVAPDSEPAYADAHRLLSELHVVARQLSLGLDPRTLATALAEDIRAVVPQADAVVLARSTGGRFVALSGHEPPEAAELAIEDAWVSAQPVKREASNRAFAAIPVLMGERVVALVLVITAASLDNPSLRSCRTVIDQSGPRLASAMLFDDVRRLATTDERMRLAREIHDGIAQDLASVGYALDDIRQNSDPVVAQQVMTVREQLQAMVADLRMSIFDLRHGVNDTVGLGAALSEHAQRIAAQSDLAIHLSMDESPKRLPITVEVELLRIVQEAITNVRRHAQATNLWLTVTVEPPRAHITVIDDGRGLKPGRADSFGIQGMRERARRIGANLHVGPGPEGGTLVELGLGTETAAFEPRHLARPAVTRVSLTDPHGIPTIVPQTTRSRAASPARTDQEVTN, translated from the coding sequence GTGTGGCAGATTGTCACCGTGGCCGTGCTGGAACTACGAGTGAAGAGTGTCTTCCTCCCTCTCGTGATCCGTGCCGGAATCATTCTGATCTTCGCGAGCACCGCTGTTGCCCTGGGGATCGTGGCGGGCAGCTCGATCGGTGACGGGGGCGTCTCCCCCCGCGAGGCAGTGATTCCGGCGCTCATGCTGTTCTGCGTGGCGGCACTCGCTTCGCTGCCTCTTCCCAGAGCCGTGCCGCCGATCATCCCCGCTCTCGCGGAAACCCTGTCCGCGTCGGTGATCATCGGTGGCATCGGCACCAGCGGCCTGCTGTTCCTGCCCTACCTCACCGTCCCACTGTTCATCGCCGGTCTGTCGTCCGGGCTGCTCTACGGCCTGGCCGCGGCCGCCACCGCGGTGGTCGCCTTCGGCGGCACGGTGATCACCTCCAGCGAGGTCGACATCGACGAGCTGAACGGCAACAACTCGCTGCTCGCCTGGGTGTTCATCCTGGTCGCCGTGCCCGCGGTGGGCGCCTGGATCCGCCGGCTGCGCGCCGATGTGGCCCCCGACAGCGAGCCCGCCTACGCCGACGCCCACCGGCTGCTGTCCGAATTGCACGTGGTGGCGCGGCAACTCAGCCTCGGCCTGGATCCGCGCACGCTGGCCACCGCCCTCGCCGAAGACATCCGCGCGGTGGTGCCGCAGGCCGACGCGGTGGTGCTGGCGCGCTCCACCGGCGGGCGATTCGTGGCGCTGTCCGGGCACGAACCGCCGGAGGCCGCCGAACTGGCCATCGAAGACGCCTGGGTCAGCGCCCAGCCGGTGAAACGTGAGGCGTCCAACCGGGCTTTCGCGGCGATCCCGGTGCTGATGGGCGAACGCGTGGTGGCCCTGGTACTGGTGATCACGGCGGCGAGTCTCGACAACCCGTCGCTGCGCAGCTGCCGCACGGTGATCGACCAGTCCGGCCCGCGGCTGGCGTCGGCCATGCTGTTCGACGACGTGCGCCGGCTGGCCACCACCGACGAGCGCATGCGCCTGGCCCGCGAGATCCACGACGGCATCGCGCAAGACCTGGCCTCGGTCGGCTACGCGCTCGACGACATCCGGCAGAACTCCGACCCGGTCGTGGCGCAGCAGGTGATGACCGTGCGCGAGCAGCTCCAGGCGATGGTGGCCGACCTGCGTATGAGCATCTTCGACCTGCGGCACGGGGTGAACGACACGGTCGGGCTGGGTGCCGCGCTGAGCGAGCACGCGCAGCGCATCGCCGCGCAGTCCGACCTGGCCATCCACCTGTCCATGGACGAGTCGCCGAAGCGGCTCCCCATCACCGTCGAGGTGGAGTTGCTGAGGATCGTCCAGGAGGCGATCACCAACGTCCGCCGGCACGCGCAGGCCACCAACCTCTGGCTGACCGTGACCGTCGAGCCACCTCGGGCCCACATCACCGTCATCGACGACGGGCGTGGGCTGAAACCCGGGCGGGCCGACAGTTTCGGCATCCAGGGGATGCGCGAACGGGCCCGCCGCATCGGCGCCAACCTGCACGTCGGCCCGGGGCCGGAGGGCGGCACCCTGGTCGAGCTCGGTCTCGGCACCGAGACCGCGGCCTTCGAGCCCCGGCACCTGGCTCGTCCGGCAGTGACCCGGGTCTCGCTCACCGACCCGCACGGAATTCCCACCATTGTTCCGCAGACGACAAGGTCACGGGCGGCCTCACCCGCGCGGACCGACCAGGAGGTGACTAATTGA
- a CDS encoding type II secretion system F family protein, giving the protein MLLLTGTAALFAGLAGGFAALLLAGRQRLDARARRALLAGFRAGGAPLRQRELAVPFAERVLAPLVRRFAVAGRRMAGRERIERLRSRLDLAGNPKGWDVDRVLGLKALGLVAGALAGLAVPPFCGAGARGTVLTLSGLSVLGWCGPSLWVHQMGHDRTERIRRELPDAIDLLTISVEAGLAFDAALAQVARSSEGPFAKELFRVLQEMQLGTGRLPALRALADRTAVEELRIFVAAMVQADTFGIPVAGVLRVQSKEMRVRRSQRAEEKAQQVPVKILFPLIFCILPALFIVVMGPAGLRIFEQFRGM; this is encoded by the coding sequence ATGCTGCTGCTCACCGGAACGGCCGCGCTGTTCGCCGGGCTGGCCGGAGGGTTCGCGGCGCTGCTGCTGGCCGGGCGGCAACGGCTCGACGCGCGCGCCCGGCGGGCGCTGCTGGCCGGCTTCCGGGCGGGTGGCGCGCCGCTGCGTCAGCGTGAGCTCGCGGTGCCGTTCGCCGAGCGGGTGCTCGCCCCGCTGGTGCGGCGGTTCGCGGTGGCCGGGCGCCGGATGGCCGGCCGCGAGCGGATCGAGCGGCTGCGCTCCCGGCTGGATCTCGCCGGTAACCCGAAAGGGTGGGATGTCGACCGGGTTCTCGGGCTGAAGGCACTCGGGCTGGTGGCCGGTGCCCTGGCCGGGCTCGCGGTGCCACCCTTCTGCGGGGCAGGAGCCCGTGGGACGGTTCTCACACTCAGCGGGCTCTCAGTTCTCGGCTGGTGCGGGCCGTCACTGTGGGTCCATCAGATGGGTCACGACCGTACCGAGCGCATCCGCCGTGAGCTGCCGGACGCCATCGACCTGCTCACCATCTCGGTCGAGGCGGGCCTGGCGTTCGACGCGGCGCTCGCACAGGTGGCCCGCAGTAGCGAAGGGCCGTTTGCGAAGGAGCTTTTCCGGGTACTCCAGGAGATGCAGCTGGGTACCGGCAGGTTGCCGGCCCTGCGCGCCCTAGCAGATCGCACGGCTGTGGAGGAACTGAGGATCTTTGTGGCAGCTATGGTCCAGGCAGATACGTTTGGCATCCCCGTCGCCGGAGTTCTGCGGGTGCAGTCGAAGGAGATGCGGGTGCGCAGGAGTCAGCGGGCCGAGGAGAAGGCACAGCAGGTGCCGGTCAAGATCCTCTTCCCCTTGATTTTCTGCATCCTGCCGGCCTTGTTTATCGTGGTCATGGGCCCAGCGGGGCTCAGGATCTTCGAACAGTTCAGAGGTATGTGA
- a CDS encoding type II secretion system F family protein produces the protein MLPLGLALLFVAFVLLISAVLTGPAGQEPEVVRRIAAHTNGSGPVVPPSGGLGGGRLTRSAVGLMSRVARTGRLDRALDTRLEAAGLSLRPGEWLLLHAGAAAGSATLFAVLTRGRPVAATLGLLGGLLVPWLVLVAARTRREARFLAQLPDTLQLLAGSLAVGHSLPQSLEAVVREARPPIRTEFTRALVETRLGRPAEDALEGIAARTGSQDFSWVVIAIRIQREVGGNLAELLTSVAGTLRERERLRRQVAALSAEGRLSGAILAALPVVFALYLMLARPDYIDPLFSTPRGIALLLLGVLLLAAGGFWMSRLIRVEV, from the coding sequence GTGCTGCCGCTGGGGCTGGCCCTGCTCTTCGTCGCGTTCGTCCTGCTGATCTCGGCCGTGCTGACCGGCCCGGCCGGGCAGGAGCCGGAGGTGGTGCGCCGGATCGCCGCCCACACGAACGGTTCCGGGCCGGTGGTGCCGCCCTCCGGCGGGCTCGGCGGGGGCCGGCTGACCCGTTCCGCGGTCGGGCTGATGAGCCGGGTGGCCCGCACCGGCCGGCTGGACCGGGCGCTCGACACCCGGCTGGAGGCGGCCGGGCTGTCGCTGCGCCCCGGCGAGTGGCTGCTGCTGCACGCCGGGGCGGCCGCGGGCAGCGCCACGCTCTTCGCCGTGCTCACCCGAGGCCGGCCGGTCGCGGCGACGCTCGGCCTGCTCGGCGGGCTGCTCGTGCCGTGGCTGGTGCTGGTGGCGGCCCGCACCCGGCGCGAGGCGAGGTTCCTGGCCCAGCTGCCGGACACGCTCCAGCTGCTGGCGGGCAGCCTGGCCGTGGGTCACTCGCTGCCGCAGTCGCTGGAGGCGGTGGTGCGTGAGGCCCGCCCGCCGATCCGCACCGAGTTCACCCGGGCGCTGGTCGAGACCCGGCTGGGCCGCCCGGCCGAGGACGCGCTCGAGGGCATCGCGGCCCGGACCGGCAGCCAGGACTTCTCCTGGGTGGTGATCGCGATCCGGATCCAGCGTGAGGTCGGCGGCAACCTGGCCGAGCTGCTCACCTCGGTGGCGGGCACGCTGCGCGAACGGGAACGGCTGCGCCGGCAGGTGGCGGCGCTGTCGGCGGAGGGCCGGCTGTCCGGGGCGATCCTGGCCGCGCTGCCGGTGGTGTTCGCGCTGTACCTGATGCTGGCCCGGCCGGACTACATCGATCCGCTGTTCAGCACGCCGCGCGGGATCGCGCTGCTGCTGCTGGGCGTGCTGCTGCTGGCCGCCGGGGGTTTCTGGATGAGCAGGCTGATCCGGGTGGAGGTGTGA